A single window of [Clostridium] hylemonae DSM 15053 DNA harbors:
- a CDS encoding ABC transporter permease, with amino-acid sequence MNGIKQIFGKEMARIFKDKKMVFSVFFLPVLIMVLIMTIISGLITNMEDDIESHEAVVYVANEPSSFEAFLGESRQEFKSKRIDGGGMEKAKEDILEGRADLIIEFPDSFESAVRDYEPGMAVPQVKTYYNPSEDYSKAAYEEISGGVLEAYRQTLLAGRVGDLTQLTVFTVNSDNDEMIIQDDDKASGKAIGMMLPYFITILLFAGAMGIGTDMIAGEKERGTMASLLVSPVKRSSIVLGKVFSLMTISGISSLIYVIAMVVCAPLMMKSMTGSGADGLNISLSVQQVVMLGALLVAIAFLYSSIIALISVFAKSTKEASTYVMPAYMLVLVVGLLTMFTTGDPTQTDYYIPLYNSALVMKGILGQNVSMLQYGITLIETLVIGGVLLGVIVKAFQSEKVMNV; translated from the coding sequence ATGAATGGAATCAAGCAGATATTCGGCAAAGAGATGGCCAGAATTTTTAAAGACAAGAAGATGGTGTTTTCCGTATTTTTTCTCCCAGTATTGATCATGGTACTGATCATGACGATCATAAGCGGACTTATTACCAATATGGAAGATGATATTGAATCACACGAAGCAGTTGTATATGTGGCAAACGAACCTTCCAGTTTTGAAGCCTTTCTCGGTGAGAGCAGACAGGAATTCAAATCAAAGAGGATAGACGGCGGCGGGATGGAAAAAGCGAAAGAAGATATCCTCGAAGGCAGGGCAGATCTGATCATAGAATTTCCGGACAGCTTTGAGAGCGCGGTCCGCGATTATGAGCCGGGTATGGCTGTGCCCCAGGTGAAGACTTATTACAATCCGTCTGAGGATTATTCCAAGGCGGCCTATGAAGAGATATCAGGAGGCGTACTGGAGGCATACCGCCAGACACTTCTGGCGGGGCGCGTCGGAGATCTGACTCAGCTCACGGTGTTTACGGTAAATTCAGACAACGATGAAATGATCATACAGGATGATGATAAAGCCAGCGGCAAGGCGATCGGAATGATGCTTCCATATTTTATTACGATTCTGTTATTTGCGGGAGCCATGGGTATCGGCACTGATATGATCGCGGGCGAGAAGGAGAGAGGAACGATGGCAAGCCTCCTCGTATCACCGGTAAAGAGAAGTTCAATCGTCCTTGGAAAAGTATTTTCACTCATGACGATCTCCGGGATATCTTCCCTCATCTATGTCATTGCGATGGTAGTTTGTGCGCCTCTGATGATGAAGTCCATGACCGGCTCGGGAGCCGACGGGCTGAATATCAGCCTGAGTGTACAGCAGGTAGTCATGCTCGGAGCGCTGCTTGTGGCGATAGCCTTCCTGTACTCCAGTATCATCGCCCTTATCTCCGTATTTGCCAAGTCGACCAAGGAGGCAAGTACATATGTGATGCCGGCATATATGCTCGTGCTTGTGGTAGGGCTGCTGACGATGTTCACCACCGGCGACCCGACACAGACGGACTATTATATACCGCTGTATAACAGTGCGCTCGTGATGAAGGGGATACTTGGGCAGAATGTGTCTATGCTGCAGTACGGCATAACACTCATCGAGACGCTTGTGATCGGCGGCGTACTCCTCGGCGTGATCGTAAAAGCTTTCCAGAGCGAAAAAGTTATGAATGTCTGA
- a CDS encoding sporulation initiation factor Spo0A C-terminal domain-containing protein: MEGGRSVEEINSLIFKLGIRSTYQGFYYLQYALHLCMLDERYLLSVYKSLYVDVARKYNTSRDNVEHCIRTVVSNCWYKGNQNFLVQIAGYPITQKPTNGEFIDILYHYLKAQEN; this comes from the coding sequence ATGGAAGGAGGAAGAAGTGTGGAAGAAATCAACAGCCTTATATTTAAGCTTGGGATTCGCTCAACATACCAAGGTTTCTATTATCTGCAATATGCTCTTCATCTATGTATGCTTGACGAACGTTATCTGCTTTCCGTATACAAATCGCTGTATGTAGACGTAGCCAGAAAGTATAACACGAGCAGGGATAACGTCGAGCATTGTATCCGTACCGTAGTGTCAAACTGCTGGTATAAGGGCAATCAAAATTTTCTCGTACAGATAGCAGGATATCCGATTACTCAAAAGCCTACTAACGGAGAATTTATCGATATTCTGTATCATTATTTAAAGGCGCAGGAAAATTGA
- a CDS encoding BtrH N-terminal domain-containing protein, with protein sequence MESIVKNFKPQGGRHCITNSLKQIFTYYGYPMSEEMIFGLASGLSFLYMNFSTAPMVNGRIKVFEFEKKLAERLNITIKCRSGKNYARVSDAAKRMIDADDPVLIYVDMPYMSYLGMDRDSHFGGHAVVLYGYDDLKKKYRISDRDNHDNPIRIPGGRTAEDYHLVSFRELEEARSSSHRPFPANNKYLTFDFSGYTNVGKDVLQEAITETCQGMLTPPARLLGMSGIMKFSREILRWEKFSPDKLKKTGMVNYFQINEAGGTGGGLFRRMYGGFLLEASDILQNDKVAHAGRQFIRVSEQWDDLADDLWQLSLEGDTALLKKMSDSIQHIYSVENNLYLSLMEAAGKIGDTL encoded by the coding sequence ATGGAATCAATTGTAAAAAACTTCAAACCACAGGGAGGCAGGCACTGCATTACGAATTCGTTAAAACAGATCTTCACTTATTATGGATACCCGATGTCAGAAGAAATGATATTCGGTCTCGCTTCCGGTCTGTCATTTTTGTATATGAATTTTTCCACAGCACCAATGGTAAACGGAAGAATAAAAGTATTTGAATTTGAGAAAAAACTGGCGGAGCGGCTCAATATTACGATAAAGTGCAGGTCGGGCAAAAATTATGCCAGAGTCAGTGACGCGGCAAAGCGCATGATCGATGCGGACGATCCGGTCTTGATCTATGTCGATATGCCTTACATGAGTTATCTGGGCATGGACCGTGACAGTCATTTTGGAGGACATGCGGTTGTATTATACGGCTATGATGATTTAAAGAAGAAGTACCGGATAAGCGACCGGGACAATCATGATAATCCTATCAGAATTCCAGGAGGCCGGACTGCAGAAGATTATCATCTTGTCAGTTTCCGCGAGCTGGAAGAGGCACGAAGCAGTTCACACAGGCCGTTTCCGGCCAACAATAAATATCTGACATTTGATTTCAGCGGTTACACGAATGTGGGAAAAGACGTTTTGCAGGAGGCCATAACAGAGACATGCCAAGGGATGCTCACGCCTCCCGCGCGGCTTCTTGGAATGAGCGGAATCATGAAGTTTTCAAGGGAAATATTAAGATGGGAAAAATTCAGTCCAGATAAACTGAAGAAGACCGGAATGGTAAATTATTTTCAGATCAATGAAGCGGGCGGTACAGGGGGAGGATTGTTCCGCAGAATGTACGGAGGATTTCTGTTGGAAGCGTCAGATATACTGCAGAATGACAAAGTCGCCCATGCAGGCAGACAGTTTATCCGTGTCTCAGAACAGTGGGATGACCTGGCCGATGATCTGTGGCAGCTTTCTCTTGAAGGAGATACGGCACTCCTGAAGAAAATGTCGGATTCGATCCAGCACATTTACAGTGTAGAAAACAATCTGTATTTGTCGCTTATGGAAGCCGCCGGCAAAATTGGGGATACTCTTTAA
- the fabG gene encoding 3-oxoacyl-ACP reductase FabG, producing MSKYVLITGASRGIGKAAAVLFAARGYHVFINCRRSAGALEEVKREIISAGGSCDMVTGDVGDPEDVDKIFSFIYSRCGCLDVLINNAGCAHIGLLSDMTDGEWSRVIQTNLSSVFYCSRAAVPPMVRRKQGRIINISSMWGTLGASCEAAYSASKAGVHGLTKALAKELAPSSIQVNALACGVIDTEMNAQLDEEERLALADEIPAGRFGTPAETAEMIWNIATAPPYMTGQIIGIDGGF from the coding sequence ATGTCAAAATATGTCCTGATCACAGGCGCTTCCAGAGGTATTGGAAAGGCTGCCGCCGTTCTCTTTGCCGCCAGAGGTTATCATGTGTTTATCAACTGCCGCCGTTCTGCCGGCGCGCTTGAAGAGGTCAAAAGAGAAATAATATCTGCAGGCGGTTCCTGCGACATGGTGACAGGTGACGTAGGGGACCCGGAAGATGTAGACAAAATATTCTCCTTTATATACAGCAGGTGCGGCTGTCTGGACGTGCTCATCAACAACGCGGGATGTGCCCACATCGGTCTGTTAAGCGACATGACCGACGGGGAGTGGAGCCGCGTTATCCAGACGAATCTGTCTTCTGTATTTTACTGTTCGCGCGCCGCGGTTCCTCCCATGGTGCGCAGAAAGCAGGGTAGGATCATCAACATCTCTTCCATGTGGGGTACGCTCGGCGCTTCCTGCGAGGCCGCCTACTCCGCGTCAAAAGCCGGGGTACACGGTCTCACAAAAGCGCTCGCAAAGGAGCTGGCGCCGAGCAGCATACAGGTAAATGCCCTGGCCTGCGGCGTCATTGATACAGAAATGAATGCTCAGCTGGATGAGGAAGAACGGCTGGCACTTGCAGATGAGATCCCGGCCGGCCGATTCGGCACTCCAGCCGAAACTGCTGAAATGATCTGGAACATAGCAACTGCCCCGCCATATATGACGGGGCAGATCATAGGTATAGACGGGGGCTTTTAA
- a CDS encoding YlmC/YmxH family sporulation protein produces MRLSELQDKEVINTCDCKRLGFVADLILDDCGCHVEAIIIPKSGKFCGFFGDGSEYVIPCKCIKRIGPDVILVEIHEEKK; encoded by the coding sequence ATGAGACTGAGTGAGCTTCAGGATAAAGAAGTGATCAATACATGTGACTGTAAGAGACTGGGATTTGTGGCGGATCTGATACTGGATGACTGCGGCTGCCACGTGGAGGCGATCATTATTCCGAAGTCAGGAAAATTCTGCGGTTTTTTCGGGGACGGGAGCGAGTATGTTATCCCGTGCAAGTGCATCAAAAGAATCGGTCCGGATGTCATTTTGGTAGAAATTCATGAGGAGAAAAAATAA
- a CDS encoding ferredoxin: protein MKARVNEGCISCGACVAVCPEVFRFDDDGIAEAYADVAPECESTAKDARDGCPVSVIDIEE from the coding sequence ATGAAAGCCAGAGTAAATGAAGGATGTATTTCCTGCGGAGCCTGTGTGGCTGTCTGCCCGGAAGTTTTCCGTTTTGATGATGACGGTATTGCAGAGGCGTATGCCGACGTGGCGCCGGAATGCGAAAGCACAGCAAAAGACGCAAGAGACGGCTGTCCGGTGTCTGTTATAGATATCGAAGAATAA
- a CDS encoding helix-turn-helix transcriptional regulator: MKTRIQELRKAHKLSQEELAMAVGVTRQTIISLEREKYTASLVLAYKIARFFGVMIEDVFDFSDVEDI; this comes from the coding sequence ATGAAAACCCGGATACAGGAGCTCAGGAAGGCGCATAAACTGTCACAGGAAGAACTGGCCATGGCGGTCGGAGTCACCCGGCAGACCATCATCTCGCTGGAGCGGGAAAAGTACACGGCATCTCTCGTGTTGGCATATAAGATAGCCCGGTTCTTCGGCGTAATGATAGAAGATGTGTTTGACTTTTCAGATGTGGAGGATATTTGA
- the arcC gene encoding carbamate kinase, with the protein MKKRVVVALGHRALGTTLPEQKEAVKYTAGTIAGLIEAGYQVAVTHSNAPQVGMIHTAMNEFGRVHQDYTAAPMSVCSAMSQGYIGYDLQNGIREELLNRGIYRTVSTILTQVVVDPYDEAFYTPTKVLGRYMTAEEANEERRKGNYVVEEPGKGYRRVVSAPNPVSIVEIDAVKALMDADQIVIACGGGGIPVLQQDNHLKGASAVIEKDLAAGKMAEEIDADELIILTSVEKVKINIGRPEEEELGEITLEQAKEYMEAGHFGKYNMLPKFSASVAFIEKREGRSALITSFDKLEEALKGKTGTVIK; encoded by the coding sequence ATGAAAAAGAGAGTAGTAGTAGCACTGGGACACAGGGCGCTTGGAACGACGCTGCCGGAACAGAAAGAAGCGGTGAAATATACAGCCGGAACGATCGCCGGGCTGATAGAAGCCGGATATCAGGTGGCGGTCACCCACAGTAATGCACCACAGGTCGGTATGATCCACACCGCTATGAATGAATTTGGAAGGGTGCATCAGGATTATACGGCGGCGCCTATGTCTGTCTGTTCTGCCATGAGCCAGGGGTATATCGGTTATGACCTGCAGAACGGTATACGTGAGGAATTGCTGAACCGGGGGATATACAGAACGGTCAGCACGATACTGACACAGGTCGTTGTCGACCCTTATGATGAAGCTTTTTATACACCGACGAAGGTACTCGGCCGCTATATGACGGCGGAGGAGGCCAACGAAGAGCGCAGAAAAGGAAACTATGTTGTGGAAGAGCCTGGAAAGGGGTACCGCCGCGTTGTGTCAGCCCCGAATCCGGTGAGTATCGTGGAGATCGACGCTGTCAAGGCCCTCATGGATGCGGACCAGATCGTCATTGCGTGCGGCGGAGGAGGGATACCTGTGCTGCAGCAGGACAACCATCTAAAGGGCGCCAGCGCAGTGATAGAAAAGGATCTGGCTGCCGGGAAGATGGCAGAGGAGATCGATGCGGATGAGCTGATCATTCTCACGAGTGTGGAGAAGGTTAAGATCAATATCGGAAGGCCGGAGGAAGAAGAGCTTGGAGAGATCACGCTGGAGCAGGCGAAAGAATATATGGAGGCAGGCCATTTCGGAAAATATAACATGCTTCCAAAGTTCAGCGCTTCTGTGGCATTCATTGAAAAGAGGGAAGGCCGGAGCGCGCTCATCACATCATTTGACAAGTTGGAAGAAGCGTTGAAGGGAAAGACCGGCACAGTCATAAAATAA
- a CDS encoding ABC transporter ATP-binding protein has protein sequence MIEIKNLTKIYKLNKKQMLESKTKNPKKTAVDNLSLTAREGEIYGLLGPNGAGKTTTLRCIATLIKPSDGEIYVGGHEVQKEPEAVRESIGFLTSDIKLDEQFDVDYMFGFFGRLHNVPQDVLEKRKEELFTYFGIKDFAHKQIKELSTGMKQKAAIAVSLVHDPDIVIFDEPTNGLDIVTARSVTDYLRKLREDGKLVIVSTHIMSEAEKLCDRIGVIIDGSKVAEGSLQELLNMTGTDDLEDAFFELYKERKGEM, from the coding sequence ATGATCGAGATTAAGAATTTGACGAAAATCTATAAACTGAATAAGAAGCAGATGCTGGAATCCAAGACAAAGAATCCGAAGAAGACTGCTGTGGATAATCTGAGCCTGACCGCGCGCGAAGGGGAGATATACGGCCTTTTGGGACCAAACGGCGCTGGAAAGACGACAACACTCAGATGTATCGCTACTTTGATCAAGCCATCGGATGGCGAGATCTATGTCGGCGGCCACGAAGTACAGAAAGAACCGGAGGCGGTGAGAGAGAGCATCGGATTTCTCACAAGCGATATAAAGCTGGATGAACAGTTTGACGTGGACTACATGTTCGGATTTTTCGGCAGGCTGCATAACGTTCCGCAGGATGTGCTGGAGAAGCGCAAGGAAGAGCTGTTTACATATTTCGGGATCAAAGATTTTGCCCACAAGCAGATCAAGGAGCTTTCCACCGGAATGAAGCAGAAGGCGGCGATCGCGGTCAGCCTCGTACACGACCCTGATATTGTCATCTTTGATGAACCGACGAACGGGCTTGATATTGTCACGGCCAGGAGTGTTACAGATTATCTGCGGAAGCTGAGAGAAGACGGAAAGCTTGTCATCGTATCGACGCATATCATGTCCGAAGCGGAAAAGCTTTGTGACCGTATCGGCGTGATAATAGACGGCAGTAAAGTGGCGGAGGGATCACTTCAGGAACTGCTTAATATGACCGGCACAGATGATCTGGAAGATGCGTTCTTTGAATTATATAAGGAACGAAAGGGGGAAATGTAA
- a CDS encoding MerR family transcriptional regulator, with protein sequence MYRISQFSKISGLTVKALRYYDEEGILKPSFRNEENQYRYYSDEDLKKARLISFLRSLDFSIMEIREIADTVENEAELAFILQEKAEFIKNNIAREKELLQKIGRNVFLPGTGHPVNAYQIGTVDIGGVFAASIRFTGWYSDMDKYVPLLYKAVGGNRSGRLFNCYYDTACVENADIEICLPVKNRIAGAHVSCRKLPGLRGLRTVHYGGYDTLYLAYKAMFEFANKHGLKTLTPSREIYVKGPGMIFKGNPANYITEIILPIKFY encoded by the coding sequence ATGTACAGGATCAGTCAGTTTTCTAAAATATCAGGATTAACCGTAAAGGCTTTGCGCTACTATGACGAAGAGGGGATTCTGAAACCTTCTTTCAGAAACGAGGAAAACCAGTACCGGTATTATAGTGATGAAGACTTGAAAAAAGCGAGGCTTATCAGTTTCCTGCGTTCATTGGATTTTTCTATTATGGAAATCAGGGAGATAGCGGATACGGTGGAAAATGAGGCGGAGCTTGCGTTTATTCTGCAGGAAAAGGCAGAGTTTATAAAAAATAATATTGCCAGAGAGAAGGAGCTGTTACAAAAAATCGGCAGAAATGTATTTCTGCCGGGAACCGGGCATCCGGTAAATGCTTATCAGATCGGCACGGTGGACATCGGCGGGGTGTTTGCCGCTTCTATCCGGTTTACAGGCTGGTACAGTGATATGGATAAGTATGTTCCGCTCCTCTACAAAGCGGTGGGCGGCAACAGGAGCGGCAGGCTGTTTAACTGCTATTATGACACGGCCTGTGTGGAAAATGCGGATATTGAAATATGTTTGCCTGTAAAGAACAGGATAGCCGGCGCCCATGTATCCTGCAGGAAGCTGCCAGGGCTGAGAGGGCTGAGGACGGTACACTACGGAGGCTATGATACGCTGTATCTTGCATATAAAGCGATGTTCGAGTTCGCAAATAAGCACGGTCTGAAGACCTTGACACCGTCAAGAGAAATCTATGTCAAAGGTCCCGGAATGATTTTTAAAGGAAATCCTGCAAATTATATTACCGAAATTATTCTGCCCATCAAATTTTATTAA
- a CDS encoding S41 family peptidase — MENRNKTLGKVLLAIFTIMILFFAAYQIWMNPHRGTAEEAEASLAVDDMLTKEQAVEDIDYILSHIESRHPACIKGLPDEVKRQGDKEKEAMGSSVSMLELWRSISRIMARMKDGHTSVMPYYAQTVPRLLFRCRKTGENLICVGGEYDGSRILSIGGVREEDLYKTFLGLSSYELEGFASVLYENRIVRKDYLRFLGADVSEDTAVVLETPAGQVEKTLRFENKNINPQDTEPFVSYHVYEEKNTAVLTLKECIYDEMYANTLREFFTEVKKKQIENIAVDVRDNGGGNSKVINEFLRYINVDNYYVYGDVDVRYGPFLITDKKEKIANERGGELVFDGTIYILTSSGTFSAATDFAVAIADNKLGYVVGEVSGGMPSSYGDLLQFQTPNAKLMFTVSYKYFHRPDSGNDKKPLEPDYPVEAEEALQKVYELARRSGQE, encoded by the coding sequence ATGGAGAATAGAAATAAGACACTTGGAAAGGTTCTGCTTGCCATATTTACAATTATGATCCTCTTTTTTGCAGCCTATCAAATATGGATGAATCCGCACCGGGGAACAGCGGAAGAAGCAGAGGCTTCCCTGGCTGTAGATGACATGCTGACGAAAGAACAGGCGGTGGAGGATATAGATTATATCCTGTCTCATATCGAATCAAGGCATCCTGCCTGTATCAAAGGGCTCCCGGATGAGGTAAAGCGGCAGGGAGACAAAGAAAAAGAGGCGATGGGCAGCAGTGTCAGTATGCTGGAATTATGGCGGTCCATATCCAGAATCATGGCCCGTATGAAGGACGGGCACACATCGGTTATGCCCTATTACGCGCAAACAGTGCCGCGGCTGTTGTTCCGGTGCAGAAAAACAGGGGAAAACCTTATATGTGTCGGAGGAGAGTATGACGGCAGCCGTATACTGTCTATCGGAGGTGTCAGAGAAGAAGACCTTTATAAGACATTTCTCGGGCTGTCATCTTATGAACTGGAAGGATTTGCTTCTGTTTTATATGAGAACCGGATAGTGAGGAAGGACTATCTGAGATTTCTCGGCGCGGACGTATCAGAAGATACTGCGGTAGTTCTGGAGACACCGGCCGGTCAGGTGGAGAAAACGCTGCGCTTTGAGAATAAGAATATAAATCCCCAGGATACAGAGCCTTTTGTAAGCTATCACGTGTATGAAGAGAAAAACACAGCGGTTCTCACCCTTAAGGAATGTATATATGACGAGATGTACGCAAATACTTTAAGAGAATTTTTTACGGAGGTGAAGAAGAAGCAGATTGAAAACATTGCGGTAGATGTGAGGGACAACGGCGGAGGAAACTCTAAGGTGATCAATGAATTTCTGCGTTATATCAATGTTGACAATTATTATGTATACGGTGACGTGGATGTGAGGTACGGACCGTTTCTTATTACAGATAAGAAAGAAAAAATCGCCAATGAGCGCGGAGGAGAGCTCGTTTTTGACGGCACGATATATATACTCACTTCATCAGGAACGTTCAGTGCTGCCACAGATTTTGCTGTCGCTATCGCAGATAATAAACTCGGGTATGTGGTGGGGGAGGTGTCAGGGGGGATGCCGTCCAGTTATGGTGATCTGCTACAGTTCCAGACACCGAACGCAAAACTTATGTTTACCGTGTCTTACAAATATTTTCACCGCCCCGATTCCGGGAATGACAAGAAGCCTTTAGAGCCCGATTATCCAGTGGAGGCTGAGGAAGCGCTTCAGAAAGTTTATGAACTGGCGCGCCGCTCGGGGCAGGAATAA
- the nrdR gene encoding transcriptional regulator NrdR — protein sequence MKCPYCNHLDTRVIDSRPAEDGSSIRRRRSCDVCGKRFTTYEKVETIPLIIIKKDNNREQYNRKKIENGVLRACYKHPVSADAIQKTVDAIETKIFSLEAKEIPSSTIGEIVMEEMKSLDEVAYVRFASVYREFKDVNTFMDELKKILDN from the coding sequence ATGAAGTGTCCATACTGCAACCACCTAGATACAAGAGTCATAGATTCCAGACCGGCGGAGGACGGAAGTTCCATCCGCAGAAGACGCTCCTGCGACGTGTGCGGCAAGCGGTTCACCACATATGAAAAAGTGGAGACGATCCCGCTCATCATTATCAAAAAAGATAACAACAGAGAACAGTACAACCGCAAGAAGATAGAGAACGGCGTCCTGCGCGCATGTTATAAGCACCCGGTATCTGCGGATGCCATCCAGAAGACGGTTGACGCCATCGAGACGAAGATCTTCAGCCTTGAGGCAAAGGAGATCCCAAGCAGTACGATCGGTGAGATCGTCATGGAAGAGATGAAAAGTCTGGATGAGGTGGCCTATGTCAGGTTTGCTTCTGTGTACAGAGAGTTCAAAGATGTCAATACTTTTATGGATGAGCTGAAAAAAATCCTGGATAATTAG
- the truA gene encoding tRNA pseudouridine(38-40) synthase TruA gives MRTYKLTVSYDGSRYQGWQRQATTDNTIQFVLEWSIGKLVGYRVHVDGSGRTDAGVHARGQVASVKLSKLYDPQEFKDSLNRYLPEDIRIVKAELVKNGFHARKSAKGKKYEYYIDCREKPDVFSRRYCYHYPEKLDIEAMRNAVEYLVGVKNFTSFTDDKECRDPVRRITNIKIVSTGDKVRITYYGTGFLYHMVRILTGTLLEIGTGKRDSAMLPVVIAAEDRSLAGFLAPARGLFLRKVYY, from the coding sequence ATGAGAACGTATAAATTAACCGTATCGTACGACGGAAGCAGATATCAGGGATGGCAGAGACAGGCCACGACAGACAATACGATCCAGTTCGTGCTGGAGTGGAGCATTGGGAAACTGGTTGGTTACAGAGTGCATGTGGACGGCTCGGGAAGAACAGATGCCGGGGTACATGCCCGCGGACAGGTGGCGAGCGTCAAGCTGTCCAAGCTTTATGATCCGCAGGAGTTTAAGGATTCACTGAACAGATATCTGCCGGAGGATATCAGGATCGTCAAGGCAGAGCTCGTCAAAAACGGATTCCACGCCCGCAAGAGCGCAAAGGGCAAGAAGTATGAATATTACATCGACTGTCGTGAGAAGCCGGATGTTTTTTCCCGCAGATATTGTTACCATTATCCTGAGAAACTGGATATCGAGGCGATGCGCAATGCGGTCGAGTATCTTGTCGGAGTGAAGAATTTTACAAGCTTTACGGATGACAAGGAGTGCAGGGACCCGGTCCGCAGGATCACGAATATAAAAATTGTAAGCACGGGAGATAAAGTCCGTATCACCTATTACGGGACAGGCTTCCTTTATCATATGGTCAGGATACTGACCGGCACGCTGCTGGAGATCGGGACCGGCAAAAGGGACTCAGCCATGCTCCCGGTCGTGATCGCGGCGGAGGACAGAAGTCTGGCAGGCTTTCTTGCGCCGGCGAGAGGTCTGTTTCTGAGAAAAGTGTATTATTAA
- the xth gene encoding exodeoxyribonuclease III has product MKCISWNVNGIRACVQKGFMDFFQEADADIFCIQETKMQEGQLELETPGYFQYWNYAERKGYSGTAVFTKKEPLSFTCGIGIEEHDKEGRVITLEFEEFYFVTVYTPNSQSELARLSYRMEWEDAFLAYLKKLEEKKPVIFCGDLNVAAEEIDLKNPKTNRKNAGFTDEEREKFRKIKASGFVDTFRYFYPDEEGIYSWWSYRFRAREKNAGWRIDYFCVSQSLKERLEDARIHTDVMGSDHCPVELDLC; this is encoded by the coding sequence ATGAAGTGCATTTCATGGAATGTAAATGGAATTCGTGCCTGTGTGCAGAAAGGTTTCATGGACTTCTTTCAGGAGGCGGATGCAGATATTTTCTGTATACAGGAGACAAAGATGCAGGAGGGGCAGCTTGAACTGGAGACACCCGGTTACTTTCAATACTGGAATTATGCAGAGCGGAAAGGATATTCCGGGACCGCCGTGTTTACAAAGAAAGAACCGTTGTCTTTTACGTGCGGTATCGGAATAGAAGAACATGATAAAGAAGGCCGGGTCATCACGCTGGAATTTGAGGAATTCTATTTTGTGACAGTGTATACGCCCAATTCCCAGAGTGAACTGGCCAGACTGTCGTACAGGATGGAGTGGGAGGATGCTTTTCTTGCTTATCTTAAGAAGCTGGAAGAAAAGAAACCGGTTATTTTCTGCGGAGACTTAAATGTGGCAGCAGAAGAGATCGATCTGAAAAATCCGAAAACAAACAGAAAGAATGCGGGATTTACCGATGAAGAGAGAGAGAAGTTCCGCAAGATAAAAGCGTCCGGTTTTGTTGATACATTCCGCTACTTTTATCCGGATGAGGAGGGGATCTACTCCTGGTGGTCCTACCGGTTCCGGGCAAGGGAAAAGAATGCGGGCTGGCGCATTGATTATTTCTGTGTATCACAAAGTCTGAAAGAGCGCCTGGAGGATGCCAGGATACACACGGATGTCATGGGTTCAGACCACTGTCCGGTAGAGCTCGATCTGTGTTAA